TGTCGCGCGGCATCGATCCGCGCGAAGCGCGCAGGCTGCTGGTCGCGGGCTTCGCCGCCGAGGTCGTGGAGTCGGTGGTGCCCGAAACGCTTCGCCACGCGCTGACGGCGATGGTTGGCGAGCGCATTCGTGCGCTCGGGACGGCCGCGAAGGGGCAGGCCGCATGACGACTGCGCTGCGTCAGCCCGGGCCGCGCGTGTCTCTCGACGTGGACGAGATCCGCGCCCAGTTCCCGATCCTCCGTGAAAAGATCTCGGGCAAGCCGCTCGTCTATCTCGACAACGCGGCCAGCACCCAGAAGCCGCGCGCCGTGCTCGATGCCGTCACGCGCTACTACGAGCACGACAACGCGAACGTGCACCGCGGCGTGCACACGCTGAGCGAGCGCGCCACGGTCGCTTACGAAGCGGCGCGCACCAAGCTCGCGCGCTTCATCGGTGCCAGCGATCCTTCGGAGATCGTCTGGGTGCGCGGGACCACCGAGGCACTGAACCTCGTCGCGTGGTCCTACGGGATGTCCGTGCTCGGAGCCGGCGACGAGGTGCTGCTGACCGGGCTCGAGCACCACTCGAACATCGTGCCGTGGCAGATGGTCTGCGAAAAGAGCGGTGCCAGGCTTCGCGTCGTGCCGGTGCTCGACAGCGGCGAGATCGACATGGCCGCGTTCGCGTCCCTGCTCGGCCCGCGCACGAAGATCGTCTCGGTGGCGCACGTCTCCAACGCGCTCGGCACGATCCTGCCTGTCGCGGAGATCTGCCGCCTCGCGCACGAGGCCGGCGCGAAAGTCGTCGTCGACGGAGCCCAGGCGGTCGCGCATGCTCCGGTCGATGTCGCCGCGCTCGGCTGCGATTTCTATGCGTTGTCCGGTCACAAGATGTACGCACCGATGGGAATCGGCGCGCTCTGGGCACGCCGGGAGCTGCTCGATGCGATGCCTCCGTGGCAGGGCGGCGGCGAAATGATCCTCGACGTGACGTTCGAGAAGACCACGTACAACGTCGCGCCGCACAAGTTCGAGGCGGGCACTCCGGACGTCGGCGGCGCGATCGGTCTCGGTGCCGCCGTGGACTGGATCGAGTCGGTGGGACGCGACCGCATTGCCGCCCACGAGAGCGTGCTGCTCGCGTACGCCGCCGAAGCGCTGATGTCGGTCCCGGAGCTGAGGATGATCGGCACCGCGCGCGCGAAGGCCGGCGTTCATTCCTTCGTGATCGGGGACATCCATCCGCACGACATCGGCACCATCCTCGACAGCGAAGGCATCGCGATTCGCACCGGCCATCACTGCGCGCAGCCGGTGATGCACCGGTTCGGCCTGGCGGCCACCGCGCGCGCATCGATCGCCGTCTACAACACGACGGAGGACATCGACTGCCTCGTCGATGGGCTCGCAAAAGTGCGGGAGCTGTTTCGCTGATGTCGGACCTTCGCGACCTTTACCAGGAGCTGATCCTGGACCACGGGCGCCGCCCGCGGAATTTCGGTCCGCTGCCGGGCGCGACGCACGATGCGATCGGGCACAACCCGCTGTGCGGCGACAGGATCACGCTGCACCTGAAGATGAACGGCGACCTCGTCGACGGCGTCAGCTTCGAGGGACAGGGCTGCGCGATCTCCCAGGCATCGGCATCGCTTCTGACCGAAGCCGTGCGCGGACGCCGCCTGCCGGAGGTGCTCGCGCTGTTTCGAAAGACGACGGCGCTGGTGACCGGACGCGACGACGACGTCGCGCGCGAGGACAGCGTCGAGCTCGGCAAGCTTGCGGTGTTCGAAGGGGTGCGCCAGTACCCGATGCGCGTCAAGTGCGCGACGCTGGCCTGGCACACGCTGCACAACGCGCTGGAAGGACACGCGACCGAGGTCGCGAAAACGGAATGACGATGGCAACTCCGATCCAGACCCCTGCCGCGGAAACCGTCCCTGCATCGCAGCCCGACGTGCCTGCAACGTCCCCTCAGGCGACCCCGCCGATGGCCACCACTGCGGCGCCGGCGTCCGGCCAGGTGGACGGCCACAAGCTCGAGCAGCTCGTGATCGATGCCCTGCACACGGTGTACGATCCGGAGATCCCGGTCGACATCTACGAGCTGGGCCTGATCTACAGCATCGACATCAGTCCTGAAGGAAAAGTCGGCGTCACGATGACGTTGACGACTCCCGCGTGCCCCGTCGCGGGCTCGATGCCGGGAACGGTCGAGAAAGTGCTGCGCATGATCGACGGAGTGACCGACGTCGTCGTCGACCTGGTCTGGGAGCCGACGTGGGGCCCGGCGATGATGACCGAGTCGGCGCGCCTGCAGCTCAACATGTACTGACAGGCGGCGAAGGAACCCCGATGTCGATCCTCCGGATGTTCGGCCATACCGCGCCTTCGAGCTCGTCTGCCGATACCCAGACCGTGCGCAAGATCGTCGCGTCGCTCGATGCGATGGACCCGGAGCGTGCGCGATTCATCGCGGCGTTCGCGTTCCTGCTCTGCCGCGTCGCGCGCACCGATCTGGTGATCAGCGACGAGGAAGCGCGCGAGATGGAGCGCATCGTGATGGAAAAGGGCGGCCTGTCCGAGGAGCAGGCCGTGCTCGTGCTGCAGATCGCCAAGAGCCAGGAAGCGCTTTTCGGCGGCACCGAAAACTTCCTCGTCACTCGGGAATTCAGCAAGCTCGCGACGCGCGATGAGAAACTCGCGCTGCTCGACTGCCTGTTCGCCGTGTCGGCCGCCGACCAGTCGATCTCGACGGCCGAGGACAACGAAATCGTACGGATCTGCGCCGAGCTGCAGCTCCCGCGCGAGGAAGTCGTCAACGCGCGCAGCAGGTACCGCGAATATTTGGCGGTGCTGAAGGGGATGCCCGGGCAGTGAGCTACGCGAGCAGCGGCGATTCCCCGCGCGCCAGCCCGCTCATCCCCACGCTCGCCTCCCACAACTCGCCGGCGCGGCCGGCGTCATACGACTGGTCGGACGACGGCGACTCGTACCATCGCGTGTGCGACGGATAGTATCGCGCGCCGGGCGCAGCCAGGCGCGGATCGAGAACGAGCTGCGCCAACGCGGCGCCGGATTTTTCCGCCGTGCTGATGCTGGGGACGAAGCGCGTGAGGCCGGCGGCCATCGCCGGCATGACCTGGCTCCAGACGAATTGCATCCAGCCCGGATATTCGCGGGCGAGCCCGGAGCCTGGGACCAGGCCAGGGTCGAAGGCGTTGATCGCGAGCACCTGGTTGCCCGAGCCGATGCCGGCCACCGCCAGCCGCCTTGCCAGCTCGTAGGAAAACCAGAGGTTGCACAGCTTGCTGTTGACGTACGCAAGGCCGCCGTTGAAGCGCTCGCGCGACGCGCAGCCGGTGGCGGCTAGCGTTTGCATGTCCGTAACGTTCGCTTTGGGCATTCCGGTGAAACGCTTCGAGTCGTGCACGCCGGACGACACGACGACGATACGCGCCGGCGCGCTGGCGAGAAGCCGCGACAGCAGCAGGTTCACGAGCAGAAAGTGGCCGAGGTGATTGACGGCGAACGTCAGCTCGTAACCTTTTTCCGATAGCACCGGCCCCTTCGTGAACTGCAGGCCGGCGTTGCAGACGAGCGCCTCCAGCGCGAGATCGCGCGCGTCGATCGCCGCCACCAGCTCGCGGATGGACTCGGGCGACGCAAGGTCGAGCTCCATCGCCTCGATGCGGTCGCTGCCCGCCTCGGAAGCGATGCGGGAAACCGCCTGGTCCGACGCCCTCCGGCTGCGACTCGCGATGACGACGTGATGCCCCGCCTTGGCCAGCGCCCGCGCACACTCGTAGCCGATACCCGAATTGCCGCCGGTGACCAGCACCGTGCGCGTGCCGCGCGCGCTCGTGTCGCGCGCCTCGCGCGCGCTCATGTTGCCCGCCTCGCGCGCATTCCCGTTGCTGGCTTCGACCATGGCTGTGCCGTCCTCAGCCCATCGCCGCGATGAAGCTGGCCGTCACCGCGGCAAGCTCTTCCCCGCAGTCTTCCTGCAGGAAATGGCCGCCTCCCTTGATCGTGGTGTGCGGCTGACCCTTGCACCCGGGAATTCGCTGCTGGAAGCCGCGGTCGCCGCCCGCCGTAATCGGATCGCTGTCGCTGAATGCGGTCAGGAACGGCTTGGTCCACCGGTCGAAGACTTCCCACGCGCGGCGGTTCGGCCCGTTGGCGGGATCCTGCGGCGTCGCGGGCACGAGCGTCGGAAACTGCCGCGCTCCAGCCTTGAAGCTCTCGTCGGGATACGGCGCGTCGTAGGCGCGCAGCACTTCATCGCTGAGCTCGGTCACCGTCGCGCCCTGCAGGATGCGCGAAGTGGGGAACACCGGCACTTCCTGCGAGAACTTGCGCCACGCGAAGAACGCTTCGCCCGGCGACGCATCACCAGTGGGAAGAAACGTGTTGGCGGCGACGATGCGGTCGAAGCGATCCGCGTGCTCGGCGGCCAGGCGAAGACCGAGAAGCCCGCCCCAATCCTGGCACACGAGCGTGACGTGCTTGAGATCGAGCCGGTCGACGACGAGCTCGCGCAGCCAGTCGACGTGACTCTGGTAGGTGTAGGAGCTGCGATCGGCCGGCTTGTCCGATTTTCCGAAGCCGACCAGGTCGGGTGCGACGCAGCGATGCCCTGCACTCACAAGGGGCGGAATCATCTTGCGGTACAGGTAGCTCCACGACGGCTCGCCGTGCAGCAGCAGCACCGGCGCGGCAGCCGGCGGGCCTTCATCGACGTAGTGCATGCGCAGCTTTCCACCGTCGCCGCTGGCGACGTCGGCGTAGTGGGGCGCGAAGGGATAGCCGGCAAGGTTGGTGAATCGGTCGTCGGGAGTGCGAAGAATGTTCATCGCGGCGCAGCGTAGAAGGACGCCGCGCACGGGGCAAATGGTCCGGGCCGCGGGTTTTCCGAGCCTTTGCGGCGTCCGCAGTCGGGCGGCGAGCATGGCCGGCGGCCTGCGCGCCGCTGTGGACTCTTCGCGCCGGATATTCGACTCTCGCGCGCGATGCCGGCCAGCGCGAAGGACACGGTCGTCATCACCGGCGCCGCCAGCGGCATCGGGCGAGCGCTGGCGCGCGAGTTTCACCGCGAGGGCTATTCGCTGGCGCTCGTCGATATCGACCGCGAGGGCCTCGACGAGATCACCACGTCCCTTCCCGGAGCAACCGCTCATCTCGGAGACGTGGCAAGGGAGGCCGATGTCGCGGCGATTCGCGAGAGCGTCGTCCGCGCTCACGACACGGTGCACATTCTCGTCAACAATGCGGGAGTGTCGGCGGCAGGGCTCATCGAGGAAATGCCGATCGAAGCGCTGCAGCGCACGATGGACGTCAACTTCTGGGGCATCGTCTACTGCTGTCGCGCGTTTCTCGTCGATCTGAGGGCCGCGGCCGCGCAAGGACAGAGCGCGGCGATCTGCAACGTGCTGAGCGACTTCGCGCTGCTGTCGCTGCCGACCAAAGCCGCCTACGCGGCTTCCAAGCACGCGGCCCGCGCGTTCACCGAGGCGCTCGGAGCCGAGCTGTACGGCAGCGGCGTGTCGGTGACGGCGGTCTATCCGGGTGCGACGGCGACGGCGATCGTTCGCAGCGGCTTCGCAGTCGACCCGCTCAAGCAGCAGCGCGAAGCGGATTACCTCGCTCGCGGCACGGCACCGGAAGTGGTTGCGCGCCACATCGTGCGCGCGATCCGCGCGCGGCGCTCCCGCGTGCTCGTCGGGCTCGACACGCGGGCAATCGACATCGCCTCGCGGGTAGCGCCTGGCCTGCTGCAGTTCGGCGTGCGCCGGCTGTGGCGGCGTGTGCCTTTCCTCTGAAGATCGCCACGACGAGGAGCGTCAGGATGCAACTGGTCGGAATGCCCGATTCGCCTTACGTGCGACCTCCAGACGGGGATCACGGCGGCCGTCACGTTCCGTTTCCGCAGTTGACGATTCCGCAGGTGGTCGTTGCAGCGGATCATCCGTCCTGGCGCGAGTTTGCCGAGAGCGCCGAGACGCTGCCGGAGTTCCTGGCGCTGCCGCAGCAGTGAGCGCGGAAGCGGCGAATCCGGTCGCGATCGCGCCCGGGTGCGCGCCCTTGACGGCCCGGAGGCGCGGACGTAGCGTCGCTCGTCGCGCCGTGCGCAGGGCAATGCGCGCGGCGCCGGAACAACCCGAGCCATCGAGCCAGCCAGACAGACACGCAGGAGGAACTTCCATGGCCGCAACCGCAGCAGACCTTCGCGCCGATCTTCCCGCCACCGCACGCAACACCGGCAAGCTGTTCATCGACAACAAGTTCGTCGAGGCGGCCAGCGGAAAAACGTTCGAGACCGTCAATCCCGCCACCGAAGCGGTACTGACCGACGTTGCCGAAGGCGACAAAGTCGACGTGGACAAGGCCGTGACCGCCGCGCGCCGTGCGTTCGATTCGGGCGCGTGGCCGAAAATGACGGCGCGCGAGCGCGGGCGCCTGCTGCTGCGCATCGCCGACCTCATCCTCGAGCACAAGGACGAGCTTGCGCGCCTGGAGACCCTCGACAACGGCAAACCCATCGGCGAGACGAGCAACGTCGACATTCCGCAGGCCGCCGAAGTGTTCGCGTACTACGGAGGCTGGGCAGACAAGGTTTTCGGCCAGACGATCCCGGTGGCCGATTCGTTCTTCGCCTACACGCTGCGTGAGCCGCACGGGGTGTGCGGGCAGATCATCCCGTGGAACTTCCCGCTGCTGATGGCTTCGTGGAAGCTCGCGCCGGCGCTGGCGTGCGGCAACACCTGCGTGCTCAAGCCGGCCGAGCAGACGCCGTTGACGGCGCTGCGCCTTGCCGAAATCCTGCTGGAGGCCGGCGTCCCCCCTGGTGTCGTCAACATCGTCACCGGCTTCGGGCCGACGGCGGGCGCCGCGATCGCCGAGCACCGCGACGTCGACAAGGTCGCATTCACCGGCTCGACCGAAGTCGGCCGCATCATCCAGAGGGCGGCCGCGGGCAACTTGAAGAGCGTGTCGCTCGAGCTCGGCGGCAAGTCGCCGAACATCGTCTTTGCCGACGCCGACCTCGACGCGGCAGTCCGTGGCGCGCTGCAGGGGATCTTCTTCAACCAGGGCGAGGTCTGCTGCGCCGGATCCCGCCTTTTCGTCGAGGAATCGGTGCACGACCAGTTCATCGAAAAACTCGCCGAGCACGCGCGCACCATTCGCGTCGGCGATCCGCTGGACCCGGCAACGCAGATGGGCGCCCAGGTCAGCGAAGAGCAGTTCACGAAGATCCTCGGCTACATCGATGCGGGAAAGAGCGGCGGCGCCAGGCTCGTCACCGGCGGGAGCCGCGCGAAGGACAAGGGCTACTTCCTGCAGCCGACGATTTTCACCGGCGTCAAGCCGGAGATGAAGATCGCGAAAGAGGAGATCTTCGGTCCGGTCGTCTCCGCGCTGACGTTCCACGACATCGACGAAGCGATCGCCGAGGGCAACGCGACCAACTACGGCCTTGCCGCTGCCGTCTGGACTCGCGACATCTCGAAGGCCCATCGTGCAGCGCGGGCCCTGAAAGCGGGTACGATCTGGGTCAACACCTACAACGTGTTCGACGCGGGGGTGCCGTTCGGCGGCTACAAGGAGAGCGGAATCGGCCGCGAGCTCGGCTCGCACGCGCTCGATCTGTACACGCAGACCAAGGCGGTTTGGGTGGCTCTGTAGCGCAACGGATCGCGGCGGCGCCGCACGACGCTGCAGGTTTTGTAGCGTCGCGGCGGCGCTGCGCGGTCAGAGCGTCGTCGCTGTCGCTGTCGTCGTCGTCGTGCCGGTGCCTCGCAGCTCGGTGTGCACCGAGTCGACGAGGTTGGCGATCTTGCCTTCGAGCGTCGACTCGTCGCCCTTGGTCACGCACCTGCCGGTCGCCTCGATCTTCGTGAACGCGTTCCTCAGTCGCTGGGCCGGCGGCTGGATGCACAGCGGATCGAGCGTCGTCGAATTTGCATCGGCAGTCGCGTTGCAGCGGAAGAAGCTCGCGCAGGCCTTCCCGAGAGATCCCATCTTGACCGCCGCGCAGTGGCCGCCGGCCAGCGTGAGGCTGCTGGCAACGTCGTCGTCGCCCATGGTGAGCTGATCTCCGACACTCGGCATGATGCCCTTGACCAGGCAGTTGGCAACCGCTTCGACCGCTGCAGCCGCCGTCACCAGCTTCTGCTTCTGCTTGGCGATGCAGTCCTGGCTCAGCGCCGTGCCGCTCGACATCGCCTTGGCGTAGCAATGCGCGATGCCCTTGCAGGCTCCGCCGGAGTAGCGTTGCTGCGCGGCGAGGCATTCCTGGGCAGTCGTCTGCGCGAGTGCGGGCGATGCGGCAGCGACGAGCGCTGCCGCCAGTGCGAGCGCGGTTGCGGTGCGGAACAGTCCCATCGGTGGTTTCTCCCCTCGTTCGCGGTGCGCTGCTGCGCCCCGACGAATCGGCAGACCACGCTAGCAGCGCATCGCCGGGACGTCGATGCGCTTCGTCGATATGGGAAGAAGCAGTCCTCGCGAACTTCTGAGTAGGTTCTCAATTCCTCGAATGAAAACCTTGCACGGACGCGGCGGAGCGGAACGGTGCACTTGGCGCCGGTTCTCTGCAGCCGCGGCGGTCCTGCCGCGCGTTCAGGACCCGGGGCGCCGGTACGCGACTTTCTTCTTTGCCGCGGTGTCGACCTCGGACGGGGAGATTAGCGCCGTCGTCTTGTAGGCAACCGAGCCCGTCGCGCTCACCGCGAGCGACATCGCTACCGCACTCGCATTGTCGGGCAGCTCCGCGATCACGATCGCATCGCGAATGCCGAACGTGAAATAGAACGCTTCGACCTTGCCGCCGAGCTTGCTGA
This region of Candidatus Binatia bacterium genomic DNA includes:
- a CDS encoding cysteine desulfurase → MTTALRQPGPRVSLDVDEIRAQFPILREKISGKPLVYLDNAASTQKPRAVLDAVTRYYEHDNANVHRGVHTLSERATVAYEAARTKLARFIGASDPSEIVWVRGTTEALNLVAWSYGMSVLGAGDEVLLTGLEHHSNIVPWQMVCEKSGARLRVVPVLDSGEIDMAAFASLLGPRTKIVSVAHVSNALGTILPVAEICRLAHEAGAKVVVDGAQAVAHAPVDVAALGCDFYALSGHKMYAPMGIGALWARRELLDAMPPWQGGGEMILDVTFEKTTYNVAPHKFEAGTPDVGGAIGLGAAVDWIESVGRDRIAAHESVLLAYAAEALMSVPELRMIGTARAKAGVHSFVIGDIHPHDIGTILDSEGIAIRTGHHCAQPVMHRFGLAATARASIAVYNTTEDIDCLVDGLAKVRELFR
- a CDS encoding SUF system NifU family Fe-S cluster assembly protein, with the translated sequence MSDLRDLYQELILDHGRRPRNFGPLPGATHDAIGHNPLCGDRITLHLKMNGDLVDGVSFEGQGCAISQASASLLTEAVRGRRLPEVLALFRKTTALVTGRDDDVAREDSVELGKLAVFEGVRQYPMRVKCATLAWHTLHNALEGHATEVAKTE
- a CDS encoding DUF59 domain-containing protein, whose product is MATTAAPASGQVDGHKLEQLVIDALHTVYDPEIPVDIYELGLIYSIDISPEGKVGVTMTLTTPACPVAGSMPGTVEKVLRMIDGVTDVVVDLVWEPTWGPAMMTESARLQLNMY
- a CDS encoding TerB family tellurite resistance protein, which encodes MSILRMFGHTAPSSSSADTQTVRKIVASLDAMDPERARFIAAFAFLLCRVARTDLVISDEEAREMERIVMEKGGLSEEQAVLVLQIAKSQEALFGGTENFLVTREFSKLATRDEKLALLDCLFAVSAADQSISTAEDNEIVRICAELQLPREEVVNARSRYREYLAVLKGMPGQ
- a CDS encoding SDR family NAD(P)-dependent oxidoreductase, whose amino-acid sequence is MVEASNGNAREAGNMSAREARDTSARGTRTVLVTGGNSGIGYECARALAKAGHHVVIASRSRRASDQAVSRIASEAGSDRIEAMELDLASPESIRELVAAIDARDLALEALVCNAGLQFTKGPVLSEKGYELTFAVNHLGHFLLVNLLLSRLLASAPARIVVVSSGVHDSKRFTGMPKANVTDMQTLAATGCASRERFNGGLAYVNSKLCNLWFSYELARRLAVAGIGSGNQVLAINAFDPGLVPGSGLAREYPGWMQFVWSQVMPAMAAGLTRFVPSISTAEKSGAALAQLVLDPRLAAPGARYYPSHTRWYESPSSDQSYDAGRAGELWEASVGMSGLARGESPLLA
- a CDS encoding haloalkane dehalogenase — its product is MNILRTPDDRFTNLAGYPFAPHYADVASGDGGKLRMHYVDEGPPAAAPVLLLHGEPSWSYLYRKMIPPLVSAGHRCVAPDLVGFGKSDKPADRSSYTYQSHVDWLRELVVDRLDLKHVTLVCQDWGGLLGLRLAAEHADRFDRIVAANTFLPTGDASPGEAFFAWRKFSQEVPVFPTSRILQGATVTELSDEVLRAYDAPYPDESFKAGARQFPTLVPATPQDPANGPNRRAWEVFDRWTKPFLTAFSDSDPITAGGDRGFQQRIPGCKGQPHTTIKGGGHFLQEDCGEELAAVTASFIAAMG
- a CDS encoding SDR family oxidoreductase → MPASAKDTVVITGAASGIGRALAREFHREGYSLALVDIDREGLDEITTSLPGATAHLGDVAREADVAAIRESVVRAHDTVHILVNNAGVSAAGLIEEMPIEALQRTMDVNFWGIVYCCRAFLVDLRAAAAQGQSAAICNVLSDFALLSLPTKAAYAASKHAARAFTEALGAELYGSGVSVTAVYPGATATAIVRSGFAVDPLKQQREADYLARGTAPEVVARHIVRAIRARRSRVLVGLDTRAIDIASRVAPGLLQFGVRRLWRRVPFL
- a CDS encoding aldehyde dehydrogenase family protein, translated to MAATAADLRADLPATARNTGKLFIDNKFVEAASGKTFETVNPATEAVLTDVAEGDKVDVDKAVTAARRAFDSGAWPKMTARERGRLLLRIADLILEHKDELARLETLDNGKPIGETSNVDIPQAAEVFAYYGGWADKVFGQTIPVADSFFAYTLREPHGVCGQIIPWNFPLLMASWKLAPALACGNTCVLKPAEQTPLTALRLAEILLEAGVPPGVVNIVTGFGPTAGAAIAEHRDVDKVAFTGSTEVGRIIQRAAAGNLKSVSLELGGKSPNIVFADADLDAAVRGALQGIFFNQGEVCCAGSRLFVEESVHDQFIEKLAEHARTIRVGDPLDPATQMGAQVSEEQFTKILGYIDAGKSGGARLVTGGSRAKDKGYFLQPTIFTGVKPEMKIAKEEIFGPVVSALTFHDIDEAIAEGNATNYGLAAAVWTRDISKAHRAARALKAGTIWVNTYNVFDAGVPFGGYKESGIGRELGSHALDLYTQTKAVWVAL
- a CDS encoding GYD domain-containing protein, which produces MPKYLFEVDYTAEGTKGLLKDGGSRRRKAVEKAVSKLGGKVEAFYFTFGIRDAIVIAELPDNASAVAMSLAVSATGSVAYKTTALISPSEVDTAAKKKVAYRRPGS